A window of Catharus ustulatus isolate bCatUst1 chromosome 25, bCatUst1.pri.v2, whole genome shotgun sequence contains these coding sequences:
- the GPR37L1 gene encoding G-protein coupled receptor 37-like 1, translating to MPSPPLLLLLLLLLAPGAAGMRGRAGTGRTHHGPAARDIPEGPERSERQRRGTEEDSKSVQQYVPGVRVEFPRPLNSASLHPTRALLPSSTDPSEQQPGVPTDRDRTEPRANLTTVSDKRLQIHNPLYPVTESSYSAYAVMFLSLIVFTVGIIGNLSVMCIVWHNYYMKSAWNSILASLAFWDFLILFFCLPVVIFNEITKKRLLGDMSCRIVPFMEVSSLGVTTFSLCALGIDRFHAATSPQASTRPIEQCQSIIAKLAVIWVGSMTLSVPELLLWQLAQDTSPVSGGVTEYCTMKPSSNLPESIYSLVLTYQNARMWWYFGCYFCLPILFTVSCQLVTRRIRGTDKKSECRGSKHGQCEGHLNCTIIALTVIYGLCTTPENVCNLVVAYMSPDMSKQTLDLLNLINQFFLFFKCSVTPVLLLCLCRPLGQAFMDCCCCCCEGCGPDTSSSESSADSKLKTEMSSSIFFDKPRETPPPLLALGTPC from the exons ATGCCTTCGCCACcgttgctgctgctgctgctgctgctgctggccccggggGCCGCGGGGATgcgaggcagggctgggaccgGCAGGACTCACCATGGCCCGGCTGCCCGGGACATCCCGGAGGGGCCGGAGAGGAGCGAGAGGCAGCGGCGGGGCACGGAGGAGGACTCCAAGTCGGTGCAGCAGTACGTGCCCGGGGTGCGGGTGGAGTTCCCGCGGCCCCTCAACTCCGCCAGCCTGCACCCCACCAGGgccctgctgccatccagcACCGACCCCTcggagcagcagccaggggtccccacggacagggacaggacGGAGCCCCGAGCCAACCTCACCACCGTGTCCGACAAGCGGCTGCAGATCCACAATCCCCTGTACCCGGTGACTGAGAGCTCCTACAGCGCCTACGCCGTCATGTTCCTGTCCCTCATCGTCTTCACGGTGGGCATCATCGGGAACCTGTCCGTGATGTGCATTGTGTGGCACAACTACTACATGAAGAGTGCCTGGAACTCCATCCTGGCCAGCCTGGCTTTCTGGGACTTCCTCATCCTCTTCTTCTGCCTGCCTGTGGTCATCTTCAACGAGATCACCAAGAAGCGGCTGCTGGGGGACATGTCCTGTCGCATTGTGCCCTTCATGGAG GTATCGTCTCTGGGAGTCACCACCTTCAgcctctgtgccctgggcatCGACAGGTTCCACGCGGCCACCAGCCCCCAGGCCAGCACCCGGCCCATCGAGCAGTGCCAGTCCATCATTGCCAAGCTGGCTGTCATCTGGGTGGGCTCCATGACGCTGTCGGTGCCggagctcctgctctggcagctggcGCAGGACACGTCGCCCGTGTCCGGTGGGGTGACCGAGTACTGCACCATGAAGCCCTCGTCCAACCTGCCCGAATCCATCTACTCCCTGGTGCTCACCTACCAGAACGCTCGCATGTGGTGGTACTTTGGCTGCTACTTCTGCCTGCCCATCCTGTTCACCGTCAGCTGCCAGCTGGTGACCCGGCGCATCCGCGGCACCGACAAGAAGAGCGAGTGCCGGGGCAGCAAGCACGGCCAGTGCGAGGGTCACCTGAACTGCACCATCATCGCTCTGACCGTCATCTACGGGCTCTGCACCACCCCCGAGAACGTCTGCAACCTCGTGGTGGCCTACATGTCCCCCGACATGTCCAAGCAGACCTTGGATCTGCTCAACCTCATCAATCAGTTCTTCCTGTTCTTCAAGTGCTCGGTGAcgcctgtcctgctcctgtgtCTCTGCCGTCCCCTGGGCCAGGCCTTCAtggactgctgctgctgctgctgtgagggcTGCGGCCCCGACACCAGCTCCAGCGAGAGCAGCGCCGACAGCAAGCTCAAAACCGAGATGTCCTCCTCCATCTTCTTCGACAAGCCCCGGGAGActcccccacccctcctggCCCTTGGCACCCCATGCTAA